One region of Cobetia sp. cqz5-12 genomic DNA includes:
- a CDS encoding YqiA/YcfP family alpha/beta fold hydrolase, whose translation MANSPFPSDTAAMHATAPVKGLLYLHGFNSASCSPKARLMQRAAEQFGLPCVMPDIPPEPGAGQAAVNAAYLTLCERLALDPADPACDDAIMVIGSSMGGFLATWLVAREAARLEGPAGPSQSVWRQGPRSVLINPAVRPARLVSEWLGSVHANPYTGVTFTVTEDFGPGLLALEAEPVTAQRTLVLLATADETLDVNDAAGLYQGSRLIITPGGDHGFAQLAEYLPAIMAHGGHRLAPATAAAMHVAPD comes from the coding sequence ATGGCCAATTCCCCCTTTCCGTCAGATACGGCAGCGATGCACGCCACCGCGCCCGTCAAGGGTCTGCTGTACTTGCACGGCTTCAATTCGGCCAGCTGTTCGCCCAAGGCGCGCTTGATGCAGCGCGCGGCAGAGCAGTTCGGCCTGCCGTGCGTGATGCCGGACATCCCCCCGGAACCCGGCGCGGGTCAGGCGGCGGTCAACGCGGCCTATCTCACGTTGTGTGAGCGCCTGGCGCTGGACCCTGCAGACCCCGCCTGCGATGACGCCATCATGGTGATCGGCAGTTCCATGGGCGGCTTTCTGGCCACCTGGCTGGTCGCGCGTGAGGCTGCACGTCTCGAGGGACCGGCGGGTCCTTCCCAGAGCGTCTGGCGTCAGGGACCGCGCAGCGTGCTGATCAATCCGGCAGTGCGTCCCGCGCGACTGGTCAGCGAATGGCTCGGCTCGGTGCATGCCAATCCCTATACCGGCGTGACGTTCACCGTCACCGAGGATTTCGGGCCCGGATTGCTCGCATTGGAAGCGGAGCCGGTCACGGCGCAGCGCACCCTGGTGCTGTTGGCGACGGCCGATGAGACATTGGATGTCAATGATGCCGCAGGGCTCTATCAGGGAAGTCGCTTGATCATCACGCCGGGTGGCGATCACGGCTTTGCGCAGCTGGCGGAATATCTGCCGGCGATCATGGCGCATGGCGGGCACCGACTGGCCCCCGCCACCGCAGCGGCGATGCATGTCGCGCCGGACTAG
- the parE gene encoding DNA topoisomerase IV subunit B codes for MSQYSASSIEVLSGLEPVRKRPGMYTDTSRPNHLAQEVIDNSVDEALAGHAKEIRVRLLENGGIEVGDDGRGMPTDIHPEHGVTGIELILTKLHAGGKFSQDSYRFSGGLHGVGVSVVNALSTRLEVEVCRDGLRQRIAFENGEKVEELTQIGTVGKRNTGTLVRFWPDESYFDSPRLAMPRLRHLLRAKAVLCPGLKVVLIETDGSETTWHYEDGLRDYLLGATDGFERLPESPFVGHFEDEEHGVDWAIQWLPEGGELVQEPYVNLIPTPLGGTHVNGLRSGLLEALKEFCDYRSLLPRGVKLSADDLWERAAFVLSVKMLDPQFAGQTKERLSSRSVAAFVSGVVKDAFSLWLNHHVDQAEALAELVISAAQRRLKSAKKVARKKVTSGPALPGKLSDCSSSDPADSELFLVEGDSAGGSAKQGRNRETQAILPLRGKILNTWEVESHDIYSSQEVHDIAVAIGLDPGSDDLTKLRYHKVCILADADSDGLHIATLLCALFVRHFPALVDAGRVFVAMPPLYRIDLGKEVHYALDESEKAHILKQLESKRGTPNVQRFKGLGEMNPLQLRETTMAPDTRRLVQLTRSADDGTHEMLDMLLAKKRASDRKSWLEDYGNMADIEV; via the coding sequence ATGAGTCAGTACAGCGCCAGTTCCATTGAGGTCCTCTCCGGCCTCGAACCGGTCCGCAAGCGGCCCGGCATGTATACCGACACTTCTCGGCCCAACCATCTGGCGCAGGAAGTCATCGACAACTCCGTCGATGAGGCGCTGGCGGGGCACGCGAAGGAAATCCGCGTGCGCCTGCTCGAGAATGGCGGTATCGAGGTCGGCGATGACGGCCGTGGCATGCCCACCGACATCCACCCCGAGCATGGCGTGACCGGCATCGAGCTGATCCTCACCAAGCTGCATGCGGGGGGCAAGTTCTCCCAGGACAGCTATCGCTTCTCCGGCGGTCTGCACGGCGTGGGCGTCTCGGTGGTCAATGCGCTGTCGACGCGTCTGGAAGTGGAAGTGTGCCGCGATGGCCTGCGTCAGCGCATCGCCTTCGAGAATGGCGAGAAGGTCGAGGAGCTGACCCAGATCGGCACCGTCGGCAAGCGCAATACCGGCACCCTGGTACGCTTCTGGCCGGACGAGAGCTACTTCGATAGCCCCCGTCTGGCGATGCCGCGCCTGCGCCACCTGCTGCGTGCCAAGGCCGTGCTGTGTCCGGGGCTCAAGGTCGTGCTAATCGAGACCGATGGCAGCGAGACGACCTGGCACTATGAGGACGGCCTGCGCGATTACCTGCTCGGCGCCACCGATGGCTTCGAACGCCTGCCGGAATCGCCCTTCGTCGGCCACTTCGAGGACGAGGAGCACGGCGTCGACTGGGCGATCCAGTGGCTGCCGGAAGGCGGCGAGCTGGTGCAGGAACCCTACGTCAACCTGATCCCCACGCCGCTGGGGGGCACCCACGTCAATGGCCTGCGCTCCGGTCTGCTCGAGGCGCTCAAGGAGTTCTGCGACTACCGCAGCCTGCTGCCGCGTGGTGTCAAGCTGAGCGCGGATGACCTGTGGGAGCGCGCCGCCTTCGTGCTGTCGGTGAAGATGCTCGATCCGCAGTTCGCCGGCCAGACCAAGGAGCGCCTGTCCTCACGCAGCGTCGCCGCCTTCGTCTCCGGCGTGGTCAAGGACGCCTTCTCGCTGTGGCTCAACCACCATGTCGATCAGGCTGAAGCGCTGGCGGAACTGGTGATCTCGGCGGCCCAACGTCGTCTGAAGAGCGCCAAGAAGGTCGCGCGCAAGAAGGTCACCTCCGGGCCTGCGCTGCCGGGCAAGCTCTCGGACTGCTCAAGCTCCGACCCTGCCGACAGCGAGCTGTTTCTGGTCGAGGGTGACTCCGCTGGCGGCAGCGCCAAGCAGGGCCGCAACCGCGAGACCCAGGCGATCCTGCCGCTGCGTGGCAAGATCCTCAATACCTGGGAAGTCGAGTCGCATGACATCTACTCCTCCCAGGAAGTCCACGACATCGCGGTCGCCATCGGCCTGGACCCGGGCTCGGATGACCTCACCAAGCTGCGCTATCACAAGGTCTGCATCCTGGCGGATGCCGACTCCGATGGTCTGCACATCGCCACGCTGCTGTGCGCGCTGTTCGTGCGTCATTTCCCGGCGCTGGTGGATGCCGGGCGCGTCTTCGTCGCCATGCCGCCGCTGTACCGCATCGACCTGGGCAAGGAAGTGCATTACGCCCTGGACGAGAGCGAGAAGGCACACATCCTCAAGCAGCTCGAGAGCAAACGTGGCACGCCCAACGTGCAGCGCTTCAAGGGTCTGGGTGAGATGAATCCGCTGCAGCTGCGCGAGACCACCATGGCGCCGGACACCCGCCGCCTGGTGCAGCTGACGCGCAGTGCGGATGACGGCACCCACGAGATGCTCGACATGCTGCTGGCCAAGAAGCGCGCCAGTGATCGCAAGAGCTGGCTCGAGGACTACGGCAACATGGCCGACATCGAGGTCTGA
- the parC gene encoding DNA topoisomerase IV subunit A — MSMDIQVAEGDVERLALRDYTEKAYLDYSMYVILDRALPHVGDGMKPVQRRIVYAMRELSLTANAKYKKSARTVGDVLGKFHPHGDSACYEAMVLMAQPFSYRYPLVDGQGNWGSQDDPKSFAAMRYTESRLSKYSEVLLSELSQGTVDWVPNFDGTMNEPKVLPARLPNVLLNGTTGIAVGMATDIPPHNVHEVVAATRHLLRHPDSDSDQLMEYLPAPDFPTEAEIITPRTDLAKLYRTGRGSVKMRARYVLEEGDIVITALPYQVSGAKVIEQIAAQMQAKKLPMVADLRDESDHENPTRLLIQPRSNRVDIEGLMAHLFATTDLEKNARVNMNVIDLKGRPRVMALHEMLAEWLRYRRATVRRRLEHRLAKVEDRLHILEGLLTAYLNLDEVIRIIREEEDPKASLIETFQLSERQAEAILELRLRHLARLEEMKLRGEQDELKRERKHLKHLLGNDEALTDLIDSELEQAATDFGDPRRSPLVERGEAKALSEVELMGADPITVALSEKGWIRAAKGHDIDPEGLSYKAGDRFHLAARGKTNQPLVLLDDTGRAYTLAAHNLPSARGQGEPITGRMNPAAGAAMVGLLLDAPSARYLLASDGGYGFVTTLEQLTGKNKSGKAALTLPRGCAVLPPVAIPEVPESAQGDGAALEVAVVSNEGRLLVFPLAELPEMSKGKGNKMLSIPGERAANREEFVRSLVVLPAGATLVVHAGKRKTLLKGADLDYYRGERGRRGSKLPKGFQKVDRLAVDS, encoded by the coding sequence ATGAGCATGGATATCCAGGTCGCGGAGGGTGACGTCGAACGTCTGGCCCTGCGTGACTACACCGAAAAGGCGTACCTCGACTACTCGATGTACGTGATTCTCGACCGCGCCCTGCCGCATGTCGGCGATGGCATGAAGCCGGTGCAGCGCCGCATCGTCTACGCCATGCGCGAACTGTCCCTGACGGCCAACGCCAAGTACAAGAAGTCGGCGCGTACCGTCGGCGATGTGCTGGGCAAGTTCCACCCCCACGGCGACAGCGCCTGTTACGAGGCGATGGTGCTGATGGCGCAGCCGTTCAGCTATCGCTATCCGCTGGTGGATGGCCAGGGCAACTGGGGTAGCCAGGATGACCCCAAGTCCTTCGCGGCCATGCGTTACACCGAATCGCGGCTGTCGAAGTACTCCGAGGTGCTGCTGTCCGAGCTCTCCCAGGGCACCGTCGACTGGGTGCCCAATTTCGATGGCACCATGAACGAGCCCAAGGTGCTGCCGGCGCGTCTGCCCAATGTGCTGCTCAACGGCACCACCGGCATCGCGGTGGGCATGGCGACCGACATTCCTCCGCACAACGTGCATGAAGTCGTGGCCGCCACCCGCCATCTGCTGCGTCATCCGGACTCAGACAGCGATCAGCTGATGGAGTACCTGCCGGCACCGGACTTCCCCACCGAGGCGGAGATCATCACGCCGCGCACCGACCTCGCCAAGCTCTACCGCACCGGTCGTGGCAGCGTGAAGATGCGCGCCCGCTATGTGCTGGAAGAAGGCGATATCGTGATCACGGCGCTGCCGTATCAGGTCTCCGGCGCCAAGGTGATCGAGCAGATCGCCGCCCAGATGCAGGCCAAGAAGCTGCCGATGGTCGCGGACCTGCGTGATGAGTCCGACCACGAGAACCCGACGCGCCTGCTGATTCAGCCGCGCTCCAATCGAGTCGATATCGAAGGCCTGATGGCGCACCTGTTCGCCACCACGGACCTCGAGAAGAACGCGCGCGTCAACATGAACGTCATCGACCTCAAGGGGCGCCCGCGCGTGATGGCGCTGCACGAGATGCTGGCCGAGTGGCTGCGCTATCGTCGCGCCACCGTGCGTCGTCGCCTCGAGCATCGTCTGGCCAAGGTCGAGGACCGTCTGCATATCCTCGAGGGTCTGCTGACGGCTTACCTGAATCTCGACGAGGTGATTCGCATCATCCGCGAGGAGGAAGACCCCAAGGCCAGCCTGATCGAGACCTTCCAGCTTTCCGAGCGTCAGGCCGAGGCGATCCTCGAGCTGCGTCTGCGTCACCTGGCGCGTCTTGAAGAGATGAAGCTGCGGGGCGAGCAGGACGAGCTCAAGCGCGAGCGCAAGCACCTCAAGCATCTGCTGGGCAATGACGAGGCACTGACGGACCTGATCGACAGTGAGCTTGAGCAGGCCGCCACCGACTTCGGTGATCCACGTCGCTCACCGCTGGTCGAGCGCGGCGAAGCCAAGGCGCTGTCGGAAGTCGAGCTGATGGGCGCCGACCCGATCACCGTCGCGCTGTCCGAGAAGGGCTGGATCCGTGCCGCCAAGGGGCATGATATCGATCCCGAAGGCCTGTCCTACAAGGCCGGCGACCGCTTCCATCTGGCGGCGCGCGGCAAGACCAATCAGCCGCTGGTGCTGCTGGATGACACCGGGCGTGCCTACACCCTGGCCGCGCACAATCTGCCCAGTGCACGCGGGCAGGGCGAACCGATCACCGGGCGCATGAATCCGGCGGCGGGGGCGGCGATGGTCGGCCTGCTGCTTGATGCGCCCTCCGCGCGTTATCTGCTAGCCTCCGATGGCGGCTATGGCTTCGTGACCACACTCGAGCAGCTGACCGGCAAGAACAAGTCCGGCAAGGCGGCGCTGACCTTGCCGCGTGGCTGTGCGGTGCTGCCGCCGGTGGCGATCCCTGAGGTGCCTGAGTCAGCGCAGGGCGATGGGGCTGCGCTGGAAGTGGCAGTGGTGTCCAACGAAGGACGCCTGCTGGTCTTCCCGCTCGCCGAGCTGCCCGAGATGTCCAAGGGCAAGGGCAACAAGATGCTGTCAATTCCGGGTGAGCGCGCGGCCAACCGCGAAGAATTCGTGCGCTCGTTGGTGGTCTTGCCCGCCGGCGCGACCCTGGTGGTGCACGCCGGCAAGCGCAAGACGCTGCTCAAGGGTGCCGATCTCGACTATTACCGTGGCGAGCGTGGCCGTCGCGGCAGCAAACTGCCCAAGGGCTTCCAGAAGGTCGATCGTCTGGCCGTCGACAGTTGA
- the serB gene encoding phosphoserine phosphatase SerB — protein sequence MTQRILIRATGAARPGQLAGLGQALARSGARLLDINQSVTFGLVSLEALVALGAESDLEAALAAAGEQLGLDVQAVQVGAEEYARWSHQAERPRWILTLLAPRLPAGILAEVGGLTAEFDITVELMHRLSGREPLDGESPAEGACIECWLRLPEHDTDINALREKALALGALHGVDIAIQEDDIWRRHRRLICFDMDSTLIQTEVIDELARRHGVGEEVSQVTERAMRGELDFQESFRERMSKLKGLDESVLADIAANLPLMDGVERLMANLKALGYRTAILSGGFTYFARHLQELLGFDEIHANELVIVDGKVTGEVREPIVDAERKALLLREIAERHGLRMEQTIAVGDGANDLKMLAEAGLGIAFRAKPLVREKARQSISTLGLDAVLYLMGYRQQDLEH from the coding sequence ATGACACAACGTATCTTGATCCGCGCCACCGGTGCGGCTCGTCCGGGACAGCTGGCAGGGCTCGGTCAGGCGCTGGCGCGCAGTGGCGCACGACTGCTGGACATCAATCAGAGCGTGACCTTCGGGCTGGTGTCACTGGAAGCGCTGGTGGCGCTGGGTGCGGAGTCTGATCTGGAAGCCGCGCTGGCCGCCGCCGGTGAACAGTTGGGGCTGGATGTGCAGGCCGTGCAGGTCGGTGCCGAGGAATATGCACGCTGGAGTCATCAGGCGGAGCGCCCGCGCTGGATTCTGACGCTGCTGGCGCCGCGTCTGCCGGCCGGTATTCTGGCCGAGGTCGGCGGTCTGACGGCCGAGTTCGACATTACCGTCGAGCTGATGCATCGACTGTCGGGGCGCGAGCCGCTGGATGGCGAGTCACCGGCCGAAGGCGCCTGTATCGAGTGCTGGCTGCGCCTGCCGGAGCACGACACCGACATCAATGCGCTGCGCGAGAAGGCATTGGCATTGGGGGCACTGCACGGTGTCGATATCGCGATCCAGGAAGACGATATCTGGCGTCGTCATCGTCGCCTGATCTGCTTCGACATGGATTCGACGCTGATCCAGACCGAAGTGATCGATGAGCTGGCACGCCGTCACGGTGTCGGCGAGGAAGTCTCGCAAGTCACCGAGCGGGCCATGCGGGGCGAGCTGGACTTCCAGGAAAGCTTTCGTGAACGCATGAGCAAGCTCAAGGGGCTGGATGAGTCGGTGCTGGCGGATATCGCCGCCAATCTGCCGCTGATGGATGGGGTCGAGCGCCTGATGGCCAATCTCAAGGCGCTGGGCTACCGCACCGCGATCCTGTCCGGTGGTTTCACCTATTTCGCACGCCATCTCCAGGAACTGCTCGGGTTTGATGAGATTCACGCCAACGAGCTGGTGATCGTCGATGGCAAGGTCACCGGCGAGGTGCGTGAACCGATCGTCGATGCCGAGCGCAAGGCGCTGCTGCTGCGCGAGATCGCCGAGCGTCATGGCCTGCGCATGGAGCAGACCATCGCCGTCGGGGATGGCGCCAACGACCTCAAGATGCTCGCCGAAGCGGGCCTGGGCATTGCCTTCCGCGCCAAGCCACTGGTACGCGAAAAGGCGCGCCAGTCGATCTCTACCCTGGGACTGGATGCCGTGCTCTATCTGATGGGCTATCGCCAGCAGGATCTCGAGCATTGA
- a CDS encoding TIGR02647 family protein translates to MPSPYDDELHLLCLFPHDAALKGLKIRHDASPDMVAAAERLHAKGLTTLPDGGYLTSVGREAAEHAHRLNDLLHVPMAMTGT, encoded by the coding sequence ATGCCGTCACCCTATGACGATGAACTGCACCTGCTGTGTCTGTTCCCGCATGACGCCGCCCTCAAGGGCTTGAAGATTCGCCACGATGCAAGTCCCGACATGGTGGCCGCTGCCGAGCGTCTGCACGCCAAGGGGCTGACCACGCTGCCCGATGGCGGTTATCTGACCTCCGTGGGTCGCGAGGCCGCCGAGCATGCCCACCGTCTCAATGACCTGCTTCACGTCCCGATGGCCATGACGGGCACCTGA
- a CDS encoding 5-carboxymethyl-2-hydroxymuconate Delta-isomerase, whose amino-acid sequence MPHLVIDYADSLAPSLDMDAIMDDLHAAAMHSGLFKETDIKVRAESWRHWRLAGNQAPLAHKHGFVNLHCHQLEGRSDDDKSRLADILMEALKPHCEAAREVSVEIVEITRATYRKHKA is encoded by the coding sequence ATGCCCCACCTCGTCATTGATTATGCCGACAGTCTGGCCCCCAGCCTCGACATGGACGCGATCATGGATGACCTGCATGCCGCCGCCATGCACAGCGGCCTGTTCAAGGAAACCGACATCAAGGTGCGCGCGGAAAGCTGGCGCCACTGGCGACTGGCCGGCAATCAGGCGCCACTGGCGCACAAGCACGGCTTCGTCAATCTGCACTGCCACCAGCTGGAAGGCCGCAGCGATGACGACAAGTCGCGCCTCGCGGATATCCTGATGGAGGCCCTCAAGCCTCACTGCGAGGCGGCACGTGAAGTCAGCGTGGAGATCGTCGAGATCACCCGCGCTACCTATCGCAAGCACAAGGCCTGA
- the epmB gene encoding EF-P beta-lysylation protein EpmB has protein sequence MITRTPASLHTIPHTSHESRASEAFSSAAEAPSAPNDWRAQLRDVIRSPQALLERLGLEREWLPGARDGHELFAIRVPEAYASRIRANDPDDPLLRQVLPLDAETDVLDGYVTDPLEEAEHTPLPGLIHKYTNRVLLMASGGCAINCRYCFRRHFPYDDHQPSRAQWQDILDYLRADERIHEVILSGGDPLVSPDKRLAWLVASLGEIPHLKRLRIHTRLPVVIPDRVNDELLGWLGATRLQKVLVIHTNHANELDDAVAAAMTRLKSAGVTLLNQGVILRGVNDSVEVQTALAERLFECGVLPYYLHAFDPVQGAAHFAVSDEEACNLMEALLEHLPGFLMPRLVREVPGRRSKTPLSKPPLSKPTMSNPPVSKTHPGVDATATGPSASSSAGDGREPSSLNLTGIIASA, from the coding sequence ATGATAACCCGAACCCCTGCATCCTTGCATACCATCCCGCACACCAGCCACGAAAGTCGTGCCTCAGAGGCCTTCTCATCTGCCGCTGAAGCCCCGTCGGCCCCGAATGACTGGCGTGCACAGCTACGCGACGTGATCCGCTCTCCACAGGCTCTGCTGGAGCGCCTGGGGCTTGAGCGCGAGTGGCTGCCGGGCGCCCGTGACGGCCATGAACTGTTCGCGATCCGCGTGCCCGAGGCCTATGCCAGCCGCATCCGCGCCAATGATCCCGACGACCCGCTATTGCGCCAGGTGCTGCCGCTGGACGCCGAGACCGACGTACTCGACGGCTACGTCACCGATCCGCTGGAAGAGGCCGAGCATACGCCGCTGCCGGGGCTGATCCACAAGTACACCAACCGGGTGCTGCTGATGGCCAGCGGTGGCTGCGCGATCAACTGCCGCTACTGCTTCCGCCGTCACTTCCCCTATGACGACCATCAGCCCAGCCGCGCGCAGTGGCAGGATATTCTCGACTACCTGCGTGCCGATGAGCGCATCCACGAGGTGATCCTGTCCGGCGGCGACCCGCTGGTCTCCCCCGACAAGCGCCTGGCGTGGCTGGTGGCGTCACTGGGCGAGATACCGCATCTCAAGCGTCTGCGCATCCACACCCGCCTGCCGGTGGTGATTCCGGACCGCGTCAATGATGAGTTGCTCGGCTGGCTGGGCGCTACACGCCTGCAGAAGGTGCTGGTCATTCACACCAACCATGCCAACGAGCTGGACGACGCCGTCGCTGCCGCCATGACTCGCCTCAAGAGTGCCGGTGTCACCCTGCTCAACCAGGGCGTCATCCTGCGCGGCGTCAATGACAGCGTGGAAGTGCAGACGGCCCTCGCCGAGCGTCTCTTCGAGTGCGGCGTACTGCCCTACTACCTGCATGCCTTCGACCCCGTGCAGGGCGCCGCCCACTTCGCGGTCAGCGATGAAGAGGCCTGCAACCTGATGGAAGCGCTGCTTGAGCATCTGCCCGGCTTCTTGATGCCGCGCCTGGTACGTGAAGTGCCCGGCCGACGCTCCAAGACACCTCTTTCCAAGCCCCCTCTGTCCAAGCCCACAATGTCCAATCCCCCTGTGTCCAAGACACATCCGGGAGTCGACGCTACCGCCACTGGCCCTTCGGCGTCTTCCTCTGCGGGCGACGGACGCGAGCCATCTTCGCTCAACCTGACGGGTATCATCGCCAGCGCGTGA
- the efp gene encoding elongation factor P has product MANYSTNEFKSGLKVMLDNDPCAIVDNELVKPGKGQAFNRVKLRNLKTGRVWERTFKSGESIEAADVMEVDMEYLYTDGEMWHFMRTDGSFEQYAVDGKALGDTVKWLKEQVVYTITLWNDNAIAVTAPNFIELEVVETDPGLKGDTANGGSKPATLSSGAVVRVPLFINQGEVLKVDTRSAEYVSRA; this is encoded by the coding sequence ATGGCCAACTATTCTACCAACGAATTCAAGTCCGGTCTGAAAGTGATGCTGGACAATGATCCCTGTGCCATCGTCGATAACGAACTGGTCAAGCCGGGCAAGGGCCAGGCCTTCAACCGCGTCAAGCTGCGCAACCTGAAGACCGGTCGTGTATGGGAGCGTACTTTCAAGTCCGGTGAGAGCATCGAAGCCGCCGATGTCATGGAAGTCGACATGGAATACCTCTACACCGACGGTGAGATGTGGCACTTCATGCGTACCGATGGCTCCTTCGAGCAGTACGCTGTCGATGGCAAGGCGCTGGGCGACACGGTCAAGTGGCTGAAAGAGCAGGTCGTCTACACCATCACGCTGTGGAACGACAACGCGATCGCCGTCACCGCGCCGAACTTCATCGAGCTAGAAGTCGTCGAGACGGACCCGGGTCTCAAGGGCGACACCGCCAACGGTGGCTCCAAGCCGGCGACCCTGTCTTCCGGTGCCGTGGTGCGTGTGCCGCTGTTCATCAACCAGGGCGAAGTCCTCAAGGTCGATACCCGCAGCGCCGAGTACGTGTCTCGCGCCTGA
- the epmA gene encoding EF-P lysine aminoacylase EpmA, producing the protein MSDVHIPADASKSPLPHDWAPTATRERLVQRARLINEVRTFFAEREVLEVETPVLGQAGSTDVGLASLSLTAQLPGERERVAMWLQTSPEFHMKRLLAAGSGSIFQIARAFRDGEVSRRHNPEFCMLEWYRPGMSLEALMTETCELIRRVMALGAQLTGQPSLLTAPQDAQTRPAITPYRALFRRVLALDPFTASLEELRAACARECEVAADDWSHETCLDALMSLVIEPTLGSRSQGAGAQGQATVELVTEYPAAQAALARKHQDSEGDWVASRFEAYVAGIELANGYDELTDASEQAARFAEDNAARVAQGLPEVAVDQRLVAALQAGMPAGSGVALGLDRLIMLALGECDISAVIAFPASRA; encoded by the coding sequence ATGTCAGACGTCCATATTCCCGCTGATGCTTCAAAGTCCCCCTTGCCGCATGACTGGGCGCCCACTGCCACGCGCGAGCGGCTCGTCCAGCGCGCGCGTCTGATCAATGAAGTGCGCACCTTCTTCGCCGAGCGTGAGGTGCTGGAGGTGGAAACCCCGGTACTGGGGCAGGCCGGTTCGACGGATGTCGGTCTCGCGTCATTGTCCTTGACCGCGCAGTTGCCGGGCGAGCGGGAGCGTGTGGCGATGTGGCTGCAGACCTCCCCGGAATTTCACATGAAGCGGCTGCTAGCAGCCGGCAGCGGGTCGATCTTCCAGATCGCGCGTGCCTTCCGCGATGGCGAGGTCAGCCGCCGCCACAATCCCGAGTTCTGCATGCTGGAGTGGTATCGCCCCGGCATGAGCCTTGAGGCGCTGATGACGGAGACCTGCGAGTTGATCCGGCGCGTGATGGCGCTCGGGGCACAGCTGACCGGTCAGCCGTCGTTGCTCACTGCGCCTCAAGACGCCCAGACCAGGCCTGCCATCACGCCTTACCGTGCGCTGTTTCGCCGTGTGCTGGCGCTGGATCCCTTCACGGCCTCGCTTGAGGAGCTACGAGCCGCCTGTGCGCGAGAATGTGAGGTCGCGGCTGACGACTGGTCGCATGAGACCTGCCTGGATGCGCTGATGAGCCTGGTGATCGAGCCGACTCTTGGCTCAAGGTCACAGGGCGCAGGAGCGCAGGGGCAGGCTACCGTGGAGCTGGTCACCGAGTATCCGGCCGCACAGGCTGCCTTGGCGCGCAAGCATCAGGACAGTGAGGGTGATTGGGTGGCGTCGCGCTTCGAGGCCTACGTGGCGGGCATCGAGCTGGCCAACGGCTATGACGAGCTGACCGATGCCAGTGAGCAGGCGGCGCGCTTTGCCGAAGACAATGCGGCGCGAGTCGCCCAGGGCCTGCCTGAGGTAGCGGTGGATCAGCGCCTGGTGGCGGCCTTGCAGGCGGGGATGCCCGCAGGGAGCGGGGTGGCGCTGGGGCTGGATCGTCTGATCATGCTGGCGCTGGGGGAGTGCGATATCTCGGCGGTCATCGCTTTCCCGGCATCACGTGCTTGA